CTCTGAGAAAACTCttgaaacaaaaaattaatGACTTCTGGAAGATATTAAAATAActtgataaataatatatactaatgcCTGGTTTACATATTTCtgcatgtatatttgtaaataattatgtataatacaaattttggagggcagtgtatgtACCAATTCCACTGAACAAATTGTGTCTGCCAAAAGCTGTTTCTAGAAAAaggaatatataattatttaattctaaaatttcaaacaaaagcTCTTTGTTCCCTTGGATTGCTTACCAAAAAGAAGTTCAAATTTACTTACGGGTAAAAGATTAGTCCAGACTGGAAGTGATACCAACTTCTGAACTTGTTCTCGAATCAGGTCCATTTcctgtaaataaaatgttatatcaCTGACAAAAGTTGTAGAaaatatttaactatttaacaATATTAACAAAGTAAACAAACTATATCTTAATAGCAGGAATGGAAACTTCCGTTGGTGGAACCTGAAATATTACCCCAGAAATACCAACTTCTTTTGTGAGTGATTAAATTTTGCGTATTTCACGGCGATTAGAATTCTCGAAAATAAATTGCTGAATATACATATGAACATGATATGCTTCAATTTTGAGGTGacttattttcatgtttttctgCAGAAAGACTTATTAACAGTAATTTAATTTTGCGATCTATATAATCTTACAATTCTACTTTAATTGTGTACAATTTTGcaccaatttttttttcacaatttcctATCGTGCCCAAAATATGCAGAAGTCTATTGCAGGCAAAAATGATTTACAGTAAACTTAAATACTTGGGCGACTCATGATCAAACTTTCAACACAGTCCTGCTAATTTCAAGTTAATACATTCCCATgataataattgataaataaaaccAGAGACTTCCAAAGTAAAACTCTGATAACCAACTTACCAGACTGTTAAAGCAGTGAATGAGGAACATGAGAAGGTGGGTGTGTTCCAGTAGAGATGTATGCTCAGCCAGACATACATTTAATACCTGGTGGAAAAATTCCTCAAAATTCTCTGGTTTGGCTCTGAAACACTACGGACatcaaaaatattataaaatagatGCCTCTGTCTAaagcaaaattatttttttataatgtcaatgattcaaaatttataacattatgataaagGCAAGCAGATGAATGCCTAGTTAAATTTAGAATTAGTATTCTTTGATGAGTAGAAGGAGTATTTTATCATATGTAAACAGTAGCTTCCCAATGTATTTGTGCATTAATTTAATAGCTACAATACTTTCTAGTGATTTCAGGAGAGAGCAATCTCAGTCATCATAGAAAAACAGACATTTTGAGGATTAAGACAGAGtcttaaataatttcaattgaGACTGTCTCATTAGTAACCCAGCACAACCCTCTGAAAACTTTTAATATGAACAAGCTTGAATTTGCAGAAAAATTCTCTCTAATTTAGCAGAAAAATGATAAGAACTAGAAATCTATATTGGTCATggaaataagaagaaaaaaatttgggtaacttcaagataaaattaGCATACCGGTAGATACTATTGCTAAAACAAAGAACTTAATAACAGTAATATAATTAGGATACTACTTACCTCCCATGGTGGAACTCTCTCTCTGAATTTCTCATTCACCATGAGAGCAGTAGAGGTGATATGTGCATTGGTGGACTGTAAAGaataatttaattcaattaattataaGAAAATACACCAAAATAGCTTTGTTATTCCTACCTTTCTGAAAAATTGATTTTAGATAAGTTGTACTGTCAGATAGGAAGAGTGATGACAGTCCACCGGAGCTCTTTGCATGGCGCACTGTCGCTCTTCGCTTGGTGTATTCTTTTCTGATACCCTGACTAATCTGATTACCCTCGAGTCACTCTCTTATGGTGTTGGATTAAACAAGTTTCAATTTATGTACTAATGTTGATAATAATGATCTCACCTTTTCAGGATTGAAGTTTGGCCATAAATAATTCTCCAGGTATtgactaaaaaataaacaagaaaacataaatatcattGGAAATGTTCTTCCTTTGACTTGCATCATTGACTGTAAAATACTTATATCATGTATATCACATTGTTACCATAAATACTTCACATTAATATGAACAATTCATTATTCATATGACTATATAGTCAGCATCTATAAAACAATAAGAGCAaccatttaaacatttatactatatattgttAGCTCCAACTGCAACAGAAGTTTACATCTAAACTACTGGTATACATGCATGTtttggtacatgttgtatatatatttactgtattcgacccaataagcgcctagggcgcttaaaaaattgaaaaaaatgaaaaggtgctaataagatgaaattattgcaaatctatacagttgagtgtagttttggtctttatttatgcctggacagttgaaattgaggcctcaaaaaagGGGATGGGcgtttatagggacatgggcgcttattgggtcaaatactgTAATACAATATTCTTACCTGAATTCTAACATCATTGTTCTTCTCACCGAGAATCtaggaaacaaaacaaaacaaaaaatatatcaacatatatTTCCAGGTCTAGGGATTGCTTTGTAACTATGCTTATAggaaactagaaatatgtctattagacattaagtgctcgctaactacttcctaaccttaatttgATTTTCCAGTATGAAATCATAGATACGCTTGAAGTTTGAATCAAATGAATGCGTTTAGCACTGtgtaatgtcactgttgttaatttatagtagattaTCGCTGACAAGTATATCTTAGTATATCTTTTTGAAaggttggtgtcactaaatctacggcgaaatctattaaacggTATGAGACACTGACTTCCGGTATCAcgtgcgcagttggaatctacgcatagcggatgtacacagacacccgacaaggaaaataatagtgcGAGTGtctcgcactaaaaacagtttttatacaacattaaaatttgttaaaagtcttttgtggtttttttttactcatATCACTTTATAGATTTTTATATGACTCACTGATTCCCTTGAAGttcttttctgtatatatcttCCACAATCTGTAacataaaatcaaatttgaaaGCCAACTGTCAAGACCAGAACAATAATTCAGAAATAAGACGGTTTTATACCAAGTAGCaacatattatattaatttttttaatcattttgaacCTTTTCCTTATACATGATGTGTATTTATCTTAGATAACAATGAAACAGTTATAAATATTGCAATTAATTAAgccagggattttaagaaattaaaGTCTGTATCCTTTGACACACTATTAATAAGTACtttagtttttttctctctcagtaCTACTTAAACCTGGTACATACCTGTGGGTTGAAATCTTTTCCATTCTTCAAAGCGTCCTGTGACCAATGCTGTCGAGCTAGCTATTAAaagagatatttttttttattaaacagtAACATGTAATCATAATCATAATGTATTGTACTATCAATAATGAATTGCATTCTCTGAGATTGAGACTTGTACACATTCACTGTGGTAATTAAGTGTACTTTTGCAATTTGCATGCATTCTTTGCTATATCTGACTAATTACATATAGCACATTTTGGTAATTATAACCTAAAGGAAATTAATCACACTATTCCCTAAGAAGACTACAAATTTTGTACAGTCATGattatcaaggacgtatatgagaaggataagtcacactgagttttgggcaaagacagcgcaggcgcttttgtgtttgtgcactgaccgtgacgttgggcgacgactgatttcctttgatatctgccgccgcagcctttgatgccatttcatgagcggtcgtgtttttttaacgaaagtttaagacatttcttctaaatcttccgtctttaaagcaagttataaacgttgtgtaatttcatttactttacattggtgtttcgtttgactcgataagacaagtatttgttgagaaaaacggtttttattcccggttcataagcgtctcgcgtggtgttaagtagtgtaaagagacagacacgaatccttctcacttataaatccttgtgaTTATGAATGAGACTGACTTTCACCAAAATAACACTTATATTGTACAAGCCACTTCACtcttaatgatatatatataagaaaggtcacgtgtaatgtatgtaaatatacgtgacctatctttatatatatctcATAGGAACGAAGCCCTGTGCTTCACCTGTTCTTCTGTTCTTACCTGTGTTATGTTATCAACCTGTATTTCCTCTACTGTTAGGGATCCCGTTTTCGGCCCTTTGGCTTTGTGGCCCTTTGGTTGAACTTCTGTAGTACTCATGGCATTGATGTCCTATATTTCTATGATAGTACAAAACCTATTGAAAAGACATAGCTTAGCTTAAACAGCTCAAAGTGTATCTACTGACATCAATTTATAAACGAAGAAAGATGAAACAGACTAACTGGACTAAGCCGGTAACACTGTTTCTGTCCAAATTAAAATAATAGATAGCACTATCTTACAAATCTTCTAAGTATGttgatataaattgtttacTTCTCCTGCAATCttgataaaatatgtacataagcGAAAAACCTTACCTTTTGGTATAAGAATCACATGGCAAAAGAAAACGTCGTTTTGAAGACGAACCGGAAATGCATTATGGAATACTAAATTACTAATACAAAAGCAGTAAACGGATCGTTATTAATCCGGAATATTAGAATTTGTCATGCAATCAAAGGTTGATGGTGGATACTGgtgtattatattatataattatttttaagttAAACTGCCTGTATCCAAAATTGCAGGTTCGTCATTATTTGTTCCATATAAACCGAATGCACCTTCATGTTGACGCGTAGTCGAATGCGCCCGGAATTCAATATGAACGACAGAACAGATTGCAGACGGCTTTAGTCTCTATTTATGATTCCACACGTCCACTGGGACACTCTTGACACCATTCAGGACATGTGAAGGTTAACGAGGAGGGAAAAAACCTTCATTTCGATGTATATAATGAATGATAGAGCCACagacaattatacatgtaagcAACTAGTACAGTTCTGCAGTTATTCTGTGACAGGTGCGCTAGACTGTCCTACCCTTGTGTGATGGGTTTAGACTATGTCAGTCCTACCCCAGTGTAGTAGGAATAGAAGtggttaaaacattttatctaaaaaaaggCGCCATACACGTACAGTACATGTAGAGGTAAAATGTACACGATTACTCAAATTGATGcctgaccaggtagctcaatcggaatagccaggtggtctttatacacaggttggaTTGTGTTGAAACTGGTCATTTGGGACCATAGGCAAGAGTTCTTATTAGGGAAGTGGTCTACATACAGCACTatacaggttttactgtatgaaTGCTTGACTGTAAAATTTTTTATATGCCAATGGCTATTCCTATAGTTATAGTATACAATTTACCCACAAGTTTGACTATAAGGATATTTAGTCAATAATATTGTATAACCAAATAGTAAAATTCATATTCATAACAGATGTATGAGCTGTATGATGATTAActctaataataaaaaaaaatctggtgccagatataactttaattaattactagtttTAAAACCTGAACCAGACGCAACAACTTGCCTCTTatatattccgaatttgcatattacagagttatctgcacttgcgggtaggtattgattgtgacgtcatgtatttgcgtTCATAATGTCATACGTTTTggacccgcaagggagctaactctgtaatatgcaaagacgaaatatatattactccaacaatgttagagctATAGCatgacgagacacttttgatcattataTGTCAGTATTGCCCATAGAAGTTTGTCAATATTGacgtctaatattattggattaatataaattaaaactgCATGCTGACCTGACActgaatatataatgaatgataacttttggtgtttttttttcagaatccATTAACCATGCTGTTTTTGTCATTGTGTTAAGATCTTGAACTGGCATTTGGAATCTGTTTCTCTTCAGTCCAAATACATCAAGAATTTCGTCATGGTGTTAAACTATCCTGAGCGTTTCCTTGAAAGCCTTTACTACTTATGGGAGGATGAAGTATTCTGTGACATTCAAATTCATGTTGGAAGCCAAACATTCAAGGCCCATCGTATAGTGTTGTCAGCTGGCTGTGAATACTTTAAGGCCATGTTTGAATGTGGACTGATGGAGCAGAAGGCAGACAGTGTAGAAATCCATGGCATAGATCCGCCTGTGTTTAGGAATctattgaattttatttatacaggtaaagataaatataaagattCTATCATGTCTCTGATATTGATTTAGTGTAGCATGTACATACatccatccttgatactccaggggttactattactgtagttatatccacccctggactatgtcatagtaaaactggaggctcTGTGTTTGACACCAAATAAGTAGGTAGttttgatcctttgatgtatgtattaaaaaaaatcgaatACATACACTTTGGTTGACTCTATGGCTTTGAGGTTGCATGGTGTTATATCTTTAAGGAAGTTtctgctggtctgtgattgttCAGTTTTTTTCTCATGAACTGCCTACAgattcactatgagatagtctcAAAGTGGATATATAAAtgagagtgatagtaacccctggagtatcgagaatgacATGTATCTGAGAGAATGTCTTTTGTTCAGAGTTGAGACCTGTTTAATCTGTTTATAATCTAGTGTCGTTATTTTCATCGTTTGACAGGAAAAGTTGACATCAAAGAAGATAACTGTCAGGATGTTCTTGCTGCAGCTAACATGTTCGGACTACAGGAAATCATTGCCCAATGTTGTGTGTTTCTGAAACAGAAGCTTCACCGTGAAAATTGTCTAGGTAAGCAATTCTGACCGCTTTATCACTTAAACTTCATGATATGCAGCTATTTATAGTACATTAGTGATTCTAATATGTGTCGGGTGTGAAAGGAAACTGTCTAGAGTTATTTGGACAaatttttttctggaaacaGCATGCAGATATTCGAAGTACAGTTTGCATGatttatcaaattaaacatTAGATGCATGGTTATAGAACACTTTGAATATAAATCTATTTCAATGATAGTAAAGGcagaaatatgcaaaatatttccatCAATcgattattattttcaattgaaTTTTTCTCACTTTGCAGAGTTACCTCTCTTGTGGGTTAATTGGTATCAATGGTGACAACATTagtttgtgagcgaaattcacatcgttttcacTGAAAAGTGTGACATTACGCATGCAAACACAcaatgtcacaatcaatacctataagcaaaggcagataactctgtaatatgcaaatacagaatacttaagttaattatatattattgctTTCCTGCAAGAATTTGATTTGCAATTCCGAATTTTAATACACTGTAGGAATTTATCAGTTTGCTGAGACACATGCTTGTGAGGAACTGAAGATGGATGCCGAGAAGTTTATAAACAACCACTTTCTGCACCTGTCAAAGGAAGATGAGTTTTCGTGTTTACCTGTGGATTTACTGATCAAGCTTTTGAAGAGTGAGTACCTTTGTATAGAAGATGAGCACCAAGTCCTGCAGGCAGGACTTAACTGGGTCCTCCATGATCCTAGCAGTCGCAGGaaacatatatttgatattttgcatCAGGTACGGATTCCAATTGTTCAAGAAAAGCAACTCTCTAACATTTTGGATAATTGCAGTGACCTTAGTACAAAAGTTGTCATCCAGAAATTTGTACAAGATTTCCATTTGGAGAGACAGATTTCTTTAAAACTGCATCAAAACAGAATCAAGCCTCACATGTTGAACCCAAGGAAATGTGCGAGGAAGAGTATTTATGTTATTGGTGGTAATAAACAGTCTGACGAATGGAGATGGAGCGACGGTGTTACTGTGCCAACCGTAGAAAAATTTGATACCCTCACCATGGACTGGACAAGCATGAGCGACATGCAGTTTCCAAGGAGTAGTCATGGAGCTGTAGTGTTAAACGGACAGATCTACGTCGTAGGAGGGGAAAATGATTCATTAATTTGTGATAACGTTGAATGTTTTGATCCGGCTAGTAACAAGTGGAGTTCTCTCCCCTGTCTGAACTACCCACGTTGTGGCCTTGGACTATGTGTGGCCAATGAATGTATCTATGCATTTGGAGGATGGGTTGGAGAAGAACTTGGGGACAGTGTGGAGAAATATGATCCAGAGACAAACCAGTGGATTATAGACTGTATAATGCCTACCCCTAGACATGCTATGGGCGTACTGGAATGTGGaggtaattatttttttgtattaaatatgGATATCTTTGTGTGTGGATATTTCACTTTTGCCTTGTGCATATATTTGCACTTGTTGATTCaggaggtggtctttatacagaggtggtcactaagacaggttttactgtagtgagatgtcagcaggtggtctttatacagaggtggtcactaagacaggttttactgttgTGAGATGtcagcaggtggtctttatacagaggtggtcactaagacaggttttactgtagtgagatgtcagcaggtggtctttatacagaggtggtcactaagacaggttttactgttgTGAGATGtcagcaggtggtctttatacagaggtggtcactaagacaggttttactgtagtgagatgtcagcaggtggtctttatacagaggtggtcactaaggcaggttttactgtagtgaGATGtcaacaggtggtctttatacagaggtggtcactaagacaggttttactgtattgagATGTCAacatgtggtctttatacagaggtggtcactaagacaggttttactgtagtgtGATGtcagcaggtggtctttatacagagatggtcactaagacaggttttactgttgTGAGATGtcagcaggtggtctttatacagaggtggtcactaagacaggttttactgttgTGAGATGtcagcaggtggtctttatacagaggtggtcactaagacaggttttactgttgTGAGATGtcagcaggtggtctttatacagagatggtcacttaggcaggttttactgtattgatatgtcagcaggtggtctttatacagaggtggtcactaagacaggttttactgtattgagATGTCAacatgtggtctttatacagaggtggtcactaaaaCAGGTTTTACTATAGTGTGATGTCAGCAAgaggtctttatacagagatggtcactAAAACAGGTTTTACTGTTGTGAGATGtcagcaggtggtctttatacagagatggtcactaaggcaggttttactgtagtgtGATAacagcaggtggtctttatacagaggtgttcactaaaacaggttttactgtagtgtGATGTCAGCAAgaggtctttatacagaggtggtcactaaggtaAGTTTTACTGTTGTGAGATGTCagcatgtggtctttatacagaggtggtcactaagacaggttttactgtattgagATGTCagcatgtggtctttatacagaagtggtcactaaggcaggttttactgtagtgagatgtcagcaggtggtctttatacagaggtggtcactaagacaggttttactgttgTGTGATGTCAGCAAgaggtctttatacagaggtggtcactaaggcaagtTTTACTGTTGTGAGATGTCagcatgtggtctttatacagaggtggtcactaagacaggttttactgtattgagATGTCagcatgtggtctttatacagaggtgatcactaagacaggttttactgtagtgtGATGTCAGCTggtggtcttaatacagaggtggtcactaagacaggttttactgtagtgtGATGTcagtaggtggtctttatacagaggtggtcactaaggcaggttttactgttgTGAGATGTCAGTAGGAGATCTTTAttcagaggtggtcactaaaaCAGGTTTTACTATAGTGTGATGTCAGTAGgaggtctttatacagaggtggtcactaagacaggttttactgttgTGAGATGtcagcaggtggtctttatacagaggtggtcactaagacaggttttactgttgTGAGATGtcagcaggtggtctttatacagagatggtcactaagacaggttttactgttgTGAGATGtcagcaggtggtctttatacagagatggtcacttaggcaggttttactgtagtgaGATAtcagcaggtggtctttatacagaggtggtcactaaggcaggttttactgtagtaaGATGTCAGCaagtggtcactaagacaggttttactgttgTGAGATGtcagcaggtggtctttatacagaggtggtcactaaggcaggttttactgtagtgagatgtcagcaggtggtctttatacagaggtggtcactaagacaggttttactgttgTGAGATGtcagcaggtggtctttatacagaggtggtcactaaggcaggttttactgttgTGAGATGtcagcaggtggtctttatacagaggtggtcactaaggcaggttttactgttgTGAGATGTCAGCAgattgtctttatacagaggtggtcactaaggcaggttttactgttgTGAGATGtcagcaggtggtctttatacagaggtggtcactaaggcaggttttactataCTTACAAGTTACAACACATTTTTCTGTTACAGGTCTGATATATCTAATAGGAGGGCTGGATGCAGATGAGACTGACCTGACAACTGTTGACAGTTTTAACCCTGTAACTAAAGAATGGcaacagttacctcccttaaaGGTAGAGAGGTCACACCTAGGCGTGGCCTCATTAGATGGAGTGTTATATGCGATCGGGGGATTAAACCACTCAGAAGGTGACCTTATGTCTGCAGAGAGATATATTCTTGATTCAGTAAGTATAATCTGGGCCTATTCTATAGTGCAGTTAGGGCCCGATAATGagccccattcccaattgaaAATGGCCTTAATTCTGATTCAGTTTGTGTGTAGATATAGTATTAATAAACATGACAAGAGAATCATCATATACAAATAATTACCTTTCAGAATTTATTTAATTACAGCATGCTAATAAGACTCCTAATTTAACTTGTACACAAATATGGCGGCGAAAAATAAACCAGAGGGGTTATGAAATACAGGAATTTAGACTCTCCTCCTGGCAGacaataaaaggctttaaattaaaataaggGAGATTTTCACACACCCGGAAGATATGGcatgtatgatttttaccgcAGTGACTTAAAATTGAAAAGTCAAAATCCCTCGAGCCcatttttcaaataaagaatATGCCATGCTTGAATTGTATAAAAAAGTATCTTTCTGAATTTCATTTGTTAATAAAGTTTATTGTACAAAAACATGATTTGTGCAATTCTTTTAACATTATGATATCTGCAATGATCCTAACATAGACATTTTTATAACTCTTGCAGTTATCATGATTACATCTGTAAAATGAATAAGATGCTGTTTATTCAGAATATCATTGTAATCCTGTCTCTGTTATCTACAGGATAACTGGGAGGAAATCGCTCCCCTCTCTGACAAGCGGTCAGCTCCTTGTACGGCTACGGTGAacggtcatctctatgtaattGGTGGACAGAAGTGGACAGACCGGTTTTCTAGTTATAGACATTATTGCAGTAATCCAGTTACACTAGACAGCATGGAGTGCTACGACCCGAAGAATAATGTCTGGTCGAAGTTGCCTTATATGCCCATGGACCGCTGTAGAGCTGCGGCTGTCGTACTTTAGTTATACTGCATTCTCatccatcagagttacttcccttcattggTATAGCGATAGCTTGACAGCCGATGGGTGCCGAGAATGGTTATACTGCAATAGAACTAGTCATTTGATCTGGACATTTCACTGTTCTAGTCAGTCGGCTTCCTTCTGTGGCATTGTAATTCTATAATGTGACTGTAGCACTGTAAACAAGTGATGGTTTGATATACTATATCGTTAGTACTGCTGTATATACACAAATTATTCAACATTGCCAAAAACTAGTGATGAAAAATACAGTGGACTACCTGGTAGTTATTTTTGTAATGGTAATAGTAA
This portion of the Argopecten irradians isolate NY chromosome 6, Ai_NY, whole genome shotgun sequence genome encodes:
- the LOC138324964 gene encoding actin-binding protein IPP-like, with product MVLNYPERFLESLYYLWEDEVFCDIQIHVGSQTFKAHRIVLSAGCEYFKAMFECGLMEQKADSVEIHGIDPPVFRNLLNFIYTGKVDIKEDNCQDVLAAANMFGLQEIIAQCCVFLKQKLHRENCLGIYQFAETHACEELKMDAEKFINNHFLHLSKEDEFSCLPVDLLIKLLKSEYLCIEDEHQVLQAGLNWVLHDPSSRRKHIFDILHQVRIPIVQEKQLSNILDNCSDLSTKVVIQKFVQDFHLERQISLKLHQNRIKPHMLNPRKCARKSIYVIGGNKQSDEWRWSDGVTVPTVEKFDTLTMDWTSMSDMQFPRSSHGAVVLNGQIYVVGGENDSLICDNVECFDPASNKWSSLPCLNYPRCGLGLCVANECIYAFGGWVGEELGDSVEKYDPETNQWIIDCIMPTPRHAMGVLECGGLIYLIGGLDADETDLTTVDSFNPVTKEWQQLPPLKVERSHLGVASLDGVLYAIGGLNHSEGDLMSAERYILDSDNWEEIAPLSDKRSAPCTATVNGHLYVIGGQKWTDRFSSYRHYCSNPVTLDSMECYDPKNNVWSKLPYMPMDRCRAAAVVL